In Halovivax gelatinilyticus, the following are encoded in one genomic region:
- a CDS encoding ATP-grasp domain-containing protein: MARVLVTGVGGVGGVSSARWLLTETEHEPVGVDMNPRARGFFELDRWEVVPRADAPEWPAAMASVVTHHDVDAIVPLVDEELARIEALREAVSDEVAIVAPRPGAVEKTLDKRRFARWIEATDLSAPESVCPDDEADLDAIDLSVPIVVKPRLGHGSTGVERVDSIAALRAYFDRYPYEPGDVVCQESVDGAEFTTSVVSTTAGECLAVVPKAVVEKEGNTDWGVTRAKQTVERTCREVHETLDPRGPVNVQQIVDHESGEAKIVEINPRFSSTACLTARAGVDEFDLLIRDALGESVDPPDGFETGIHLVRSSADRFASGEELASRGLFDEGGQP; the protein is encoded by the coding sequence ATGGCGAGGGTACTCGTGACCGGCGTCGGCGGCGTCGGCGGCGTCTCGAGCGCCCGCTGGCTTCTGACGGAAACCGAACACGAACCCGTCGGCGTCGACATGAATCCGCGGGCGAGGGGCTTTTTCGAACTCGACCGCTGGGAGGTCGTCCCGCGAGCGGACGCGCCGGAGTGGCCTGCGGCGATGGCGTCGGTCGTAACGCATCACGACGTCGACGCGATCGTACCGCTGGTCGACGAGGAGCTCGCCCGCATCGAGGCGCTTCGCGAGGCGGTTTCTGACGAAGTCGCGATCGTCGCACCGAGGCCCGGAGCCGTCGAGAAGACCCTCGATAAGCGTCGCTTCGCCCGATGGATAGAAGCAACTGACCTGAGCGCACCGGAGTCGGTCTGTCCGGACGACGAGGCGGATCTCGACGCGATCGACCTCTCCGTTCCGATCGTCGTCAAACCCCGCCTCGGCCACGGAAGTACCGGCGTCGAGCGGGTCGACTCGATCGCGGCGCTTCGAGCCTACTTCGATCGCTATCCGTACGAACCGGGCGACGTCGTCTGTCAGGAGTCGGTCGACGGCGCGGAGTTCACGACGAGCGTCGTGAGCACGACGGCGGGTGAGTGTCTGGCGGTCGTCCCGAAGGCGGTCGTCGAGAAGGAGGGAAACACCGACTGGGGCGTCACGCGGGCGAAGCAGACCGTCGAGCGAACCTGCCGGGAGGTACACGAGACGCTCGATCCGCGCGGTCCCGTAAACGTCCAGCAGATCGTCGACCACGAGAGCGGCGAAGCGAAGATCGTCGAGATCAATCCGCGCTTCTCCTCGACCGCCTGTTTGACTGCCCGGGCGGGCGTCGACGAGTTCGACTTGCTGATCCGCGATGCGCTCGGCGAGTCGGTCGATCCGCCCGACGGATTCGAGACGGGGATCCACCTGGTTCGGTCGAGCGCCGATAGGTTCGCGAGCGGGGAGGAACTGGCCTCGCGCGGCCTCTTCGACGAGGGGGGGCAACCGTAG
- a CDS encoding glycosyltransferase family 2 protein yields the protein MDRSAWAPLVAVGADRSNDRQRANEFADRSTRHADSPLVSVIVPTHDRPERLRRAVRSVFGQTYAPIELFVVDDASARPARPVVEETVGNVSKREDGLHQATEIVRFDENRGGAAARNAGIERASGEYVAFLDDDDRWDPAKLERQIDRLESASEDVGLCYTRVVQLDDGAVSAISPATAEGELARDLLTINVVGTISSVVVRRAVVETVGGLDPRFPSWQDWAYYLRVAESYRFCSVDEPLTVRHNAGGQLSGDYWTKRDETAPLFRRTFSPMAAQYGGRFERRFDASVEYHLGLAAIRADEFAAARRHFARAVRTYPRAPVFTCYLGAVSGGRWTYGPLYALGSILPIRRVKRALQ from the coding sequence GTGGATCGATCCGCCTGGGCCCCACTCGTCGCGGTAGGAGCGGACCGATCGAACGATCGACAACGCGCGAACGAATTCGCCGATCGATCGACGCGACACGCAGATTCCCCGCTGGTCTCCGTAATCGTCCCGACACACGATCGGCCGGAGCGACTCCGACGCGCCGTACGAAGCGTCTTCGGCCAGACGTACGCTCCGATCGAACTGTTCGTCGTCGACGACGCCTCGGCGCGACCGGCCCGTCCGGTCGTCGAGGAGACAGTGGGCAACGTGAGCAAGCGCGAGGATGGCCTACACCAGGCGACGGAGATCGTCCGGTTCGACGAGAACCGGGGCGGAGCGGCGGCGAGAAACGCCGGCATCGAACGCGCCTCGGGTGAGTACGTCGCGTTTCTCGACGACGACGACCGATGGGACCCCGCGAAACTCGAACGCCAGATCGACCGACTCGAATCGGCGTCTGAAGACGTCGGCCTCTGTTACACTCGCGTCGTCCAGCTCGACGACGGGGCGGTGTCGGCCATCTCACCCGCGACGGCGGAGGGTGAACTCGCGAGAGACTTGCTCACTATCAACGTCGTCGGGACTATTTCCTCGGTGGTGGTCAGGCGGGCCGTAGTGGAGACCGTCGGCGGGCTCGACCCACGGTTTCCGAGCTGGCAGGACTGGGCGTACTACCTGCGCGTCGCGGAGTCCTACCGGTTCTGTTCGGTCGACGAACCGCTGACCGTTCGACACAACGCGGGCGGACAGCTCAGCGGGGACTACTGGACGAAACGAGACGAGACGGCCCCGCTGTTCCGGCGGACGTTTTCGCCGATGGCCGCGCAGTACGGCGGTCGGTTCGAACGCCGGTTCGACGCGTCCGTCGAGTATCACCTCGGCCTGGCGGCGATTCGAGCCGACGAGTTCGCCGCCGCCCGTCGTCACTTCGCCCGCGCGGTCCGAACGTATCCACGGGCGCCCGTCTTCACGTGTTACCTGGGAGCCGTCTCAGGTGGTCGATGGACCTACGGACCGCTGTACGCCCTCGGGTCGATCCTTCCGATCCGCCGGGTAAAGCGGGCGTTGCAGTAG
- a CDS encoding homoserine kinase: MVTVRAPATSANLGSGFDVFGLALAGPADVVHVEPADETTITVTGVGSQYIPTDPADNTAGVVASALDAPAHITIDKGVRPSSGLGSSAASAAATAVALDALYDLGHDSETLVRAAAEGEAVVSGEAHADNVAPAILGGFTIVTGEGITTIDSSLALVACLPETVVSTRDARRVVPVDASMDALVETVGAAATLTAGMARDDPVLVGRGMRDSVVTPERAELIAGYDDVRDAALEAGATGVTISGAGPAMLAVCYPTDRRAVASAMLDAFDAVGVESRAYQTRVGAGATVYD; this comes from the coding sequence ATGGTCACCGTACGGGCGCCGGCGACGAGCGCGAATCTCGGCAGCGGATTCGACGTCTTCGGCCTCGCGCTCGCCGGACCCGCGGACGTCGTCCACGTCGAACCCGCCGACGAGACGACGATCACCGTCACCGGGGTGGGTAGTCAGTACATCCCGACGGATCCAGCGGATAACACGGCGGGTGTCGTCGCCAGCGCCCTCGACGCACCGGCTCACATCACGATCGACAAGGGTGTCAGGCCCTCGTCCGGCCTGGGATCCTCCGCGGCGAGCGCCGCCGCCACCGCGGTCGCCCTCGACGCCCTCTACGACCTGGGTCACGACTCGGAAACGCTCGTGCGCGCCGCCGCGGAGGGCGAGGCGGTCGTCTCCGGTGAGGCTCACGCGGACAACGTCGCTCCGGCGATCCTGGGCGGCTTCACCATCGTCACCGGTGAGGGGATCACGACGATCGATTCGTCGCTGGCGCTCGTCGCTTGCCTCCCGGAGACGGTCGTCTCGACGCGGGACGCCAGGCGGGTCGTCCCCGTTGACGCGTCGATGGACGCCCTCGTCGAGACGGTCGGTGCGGCGGCGACGCTCACCGCCGGGATGGCCAGAGACGACCCCGTCCTCGTCGGTCGGGGCATGCGCGACAGCGTCGTCACGCCCGAGCGCGCCGAACTGATCGCCGGCTACGACGACGTTCGCGACGCCGCGCTCGAGGCGGGCGCGACCGGCGTCACGATCAGCGGCGCGGGGCCGGCCATGCTGGCGGTCTGTTATCCGACCGACCGTCGGGCCGTCGCCTCGGCGATGCTCGACGCCTTCGACGCCGTCGGCGTCGAAAGTCGCGCCTATCAGACGCGGGTTGGAGCGGGTGCGACGGTGTACGACTGA
- a CDS encoding flippase — protein MKSRLRRGFLAIFGGNVAVKLLTIAFVPILVRFVGSDGYGDYAFVTSTMWLLLIVANGGLFTSVRKYLAEARDRPHWEDDVFGFSLRLATVLVVVVVAAVLAVTATGFVAARLGDRFTGYFIILCGMVIATQYHSVTRAALMAFGREPASETLHALQKAIFVALAVLALLAGFGVTGVLVAFAAASTIVAVAGFVLLSRNVSLSAIVERPAPDFPRRELLAYNGLTILLVGATVSLYHVDIVLLQVFHGSRETGLYRASLQVAEFLWLVPIVVGTVFVHSLSELWSTGREGAIEEIAARSTRYTVVLTALLAIGIAALAEPFVRLYFGSEFLPSVGPLLVLLPGAFGFAIARQLVSIGQAKGDLRVLIVATGTAAGVNLILNLVLIPPFGMWGAAAATTVGYGSMAVLHVRAARSIGVDPLADLRLGPTTATVAVAAPVIFAIGYLLDGFVALLVVPPVGFVVYAAAALKTGAIEADELGAVVGSLPKPIARAIHWL, from the coding sequence ATGAAATCGCGACTCCGACGCGGCTTCCTGGCGATCTTTGGCGGCAACGTCGCGGTGAAACTGTTGACGATCGCGTTCGTCCCGATCCTGGTTCGCTTCGTCGGCAGCGACGGCTACGGCGATTACGCGTTCGTCACGTCGACGATGTGGCTGCTCCTGATCGTCGCCAACGGGGGGTTATTCACGAGCGTTCGGAAGTACCTCGCCGAGGCGCGCGACCGCCCCCACTGGGAGGACGACGTCTTCGGCTTCTCCCTCCGGCTGGCGACCGTTCTCGTCGTGGTCGTCGTCGCGGCGGTGCTGGCCGTCACCGCCACCGGCTTCGTCGCCGCTCGGCTCGGCGACCGGTTCACCGGCTACTTCATCATACTCTGTGGGATGGTGATCGCGACGCAGTATCACTCGGTCACCCGCGCCGCGCTGATGGCCTTCGGTCGCGAACCGGCTTCGGAGACGCTTCACGCCCTTCAGAAGGCGATTTTCGTCGCGCTCGCGGTCCTGGCCTTGCTCGCGGGATTCGGCGTGACCGGCGTGCTGGTCGCCTTCGCCGCCGCCTCGACGATCGTCGCCGTCGCCGGTTTCGTCTTGCTCTCGCGGAACGTCTCGCTTTCCGCGATCGTCGAACGGCCGGCCCCCGACTTTCCCCGTCGGGAGTTACTCGCGTACAACGGCCTGACAATCCTCCTCGTCGGCGCCACCGTCTCGCTGTACCACGTCGACATCGTCCTCCTCCAGGTGTTTCACGGCAGTCGGGAAACGGGCCTCTACCGGGCCAGCCTGCAGGTCGCCGAGTTCCTCTGGCTCGTTCCCATCGTCGTCGGCACCGTCTTCGTCCACTCGCTCTCCGAGCTCTGGTCGACCGGACGCGAGGGTGCGATCGAAGAGATCGCCGCCCGGTCGACGCGCTACACCGTTGTCCTCACCGCGCTGCTCGCGATCGGGATCGCCGCCCTCGCCGAGCCGTTCGTCCGGCTCTACTTCGGGAGCGAGTTTCTCCCCTCGGTCGGCCCGCTGCTCGTCCTCCTGCCTGGCGCGTTCGGGTTCGCGATCGCCAGACAGCTCGTCTCGATCGGTCAAGCGAAGGGCGACCTTCGCGTGCTCATCGTCGCCACCGGCACCGCCGCGGGTGTAAACCTGATTCTCAATTTGGTGCTCATCCCACCGTTCGGGATGTGGGGGGCGGCGGCCGCGACCACGGTGGGATACGGTTCCATGGCCGTCCTCCACGTACGTGCCGCCAGATCGATCGGCGTCGACCCGCTCGCGGACCTGCGACTCGGCCCGACGACGGCGACGGTCGCGGTCGCCGCGCCGGTGATCTTCGCCATCGGATACCTTCTCGACGGGTTCGTCGCCCTGCTCGTCGTCCCGCCCGTGGGCTTCGTCGTCTACGCGGCGGCCGCGCTCAAGACCGGGGCGATCGAGGCGGATGAACTGGGAGCCGTCGTCGGCTCGCTCCCGAAACCGATTGCGCGGGCGATCCACTGGCTGTAG
- a CDS encoding PIG-L deacetylase family protein, protein MRVVAIGAHPDDVEIGVGGTVHRHVALGHPVTYLIATDGTAGCERDDAARRDEAQTAASVLGVDDVRFLDFEDTDLGDGGAVVSAIESHVTDCDPDRVYVHAAADTHQDHRNCARAAVSATRRDGDVFAYETYSTRPTFSPNHYVSLSAADVEAKLEAIRIHESQTGKTYMDEETIRGLARFRGNRVEATFAEAFEVVRSIDRFDGRG, encoded by the coding sequence ATGCGCGTGGTCGCGATCGGCGCTCATCCGGACGACGTCGAGATCGGCGTCGGCGGGACGGTACACCGCCACGTCGCTCTCGGCCACCCTGTTACGTACCTGATCGCGACCGACGGGACCGCCGGGTGCGAGCGCGACGACGCAGCGAGGCGGGACGAAGCGCAGACGGCCGCGTCCGTTCTCGGCGTCGACGACGTCCGGTTTCTCGACTTCGAGGACACGGACCTCGGCGACGGCGGGGCCGTCGTCTCGGCGATCGAATCGCACGTGACCGACTGCGACCCGGATCGCGTCTACGTCCACGCGGCGGCCGACACGCATCAGGATCATCGAAACTGTGCACGCGCGGCCGTTTCCGCCACGAGGCGCGACGGCGACGTCTTCGCTTACGAGACGTACTCGACGCGCCCGACGTTCAGCCCGAACCACTACGTCTCGCTCTCGGCCGCGGACGTCGAGGCGAAGCTCGAAGCCATCCGCATCCACGAGAGCCAGACCGGCAAGACCTACATGGACGAGGAGACGATCCGCGGTCTCGCTCGATTCCGCGGCAACCGGGTAGAGGCCACATTCGCCGAGGCGTTCGAGGTCGTCCGTTCGATAGACCGATTCGACGGTCGGGGGTAA
- a CDS encoding HAD family hydrolase, whose product MYRAIGFDLDGTLFDDRQYVRQGLDAAAEWLATERGVDLRRELHEAYFERGIRDRTFDAVCAEYGVDSAYVPDLIDAYHAADGPLRPDPDAVPVLEALAPNHRIGVLTGGHNGRSKLARLGLSRYVDTLVVTTEHDLSKRERASFDRFFDELGVDPAESVFVGDRPDLDVRWPDALGADTVLVRDSQWTDDSQPADPEPTHVVDRLGEVAALLDVDRTVRDGHR is encoded by the coding sequence GTGTACCGAGCGATCGGGTTCGACCTCGACGGGACGCTGTTCGACGACCGCCAGTACGTCCGGCAGGGTCTCGACGCCGCGGCCGAGTGGCTCGCGACCGAGCGGGGCGTCGACCTGCGACGAGAACTGCACGAGGCGTACTTCGAACGGGGGATTCGCGACCGAACGTTCGACGCGGTCTGTGCCGAATACGGTGTAGACTCTGCGTACGTCCCGGACCTGATCGACGCCTACCACGCGGCCGACGGTCCCTTGAGGCCGGACCCGGACGCCGTTCCCGTACTCGAAGCGCTGGCCCCGAACCACCGAATCGGCGTCCTGACCGGCGGCCACAACGGCCGTTCGAAACTCGCGCGCCTCGGTCTCTCTCGCTACGTCGACACCCTGGTGGTGACGACGGAACACGATCTGTCGAAGCGCGAGCGAGCGTCGTTCGATCGCTTCTTCGACGAACTCGGCGTCGACCCGGCGGAGAGCGTCTTCGTCGGCGACCGTCCGGACCTCGACGTCCGGTGGCCCGACGCGCTCGGTGCTGATACCGTCCTGGTTCGAGATTCGCAGTGGACCGACGACTCCCAACCGGCCGACCCAGAGCCGACGCACGTCGTCGATCGGCTGGGTGAGGTGGCGGCGCTGCTCGACGTCGACCGAACGGTCCGAGACGGACACCGGTAA
- a CDS encoding HTTM domain-containing protein — protein sequence MTGPRRGGAVDRPGPLARRLGVDARALAALRIALGSLLLADLAMRARDLTAFYTDAGVLPRAVHAETYPVLASLSVHARVGSPRAQALLFGLSAAFALCVLVGYRTRIAAVGAWVLTASLYARNPYVVNGGDTILLAAFFFCLFCPLSARWSIDARRRRRSLQPTRAEPSSAGPLLRTPATAALLGVVVLVYASNAMLRLRSDRWRAGEAVRLVFELDQYTVLLGPAVANLDPRLFVVANYVWVGLLCSSVFLLALTGRRRAVLVVPYVGVHLTMLATLRTGLFPLAMVALLLAFLPPPCWDQFERRVANPTRGWLRAHRPFSFGRSVRHLSQIVVAVDRSIRTAIEAVTGRIGPIGRAVPIPRLAPDTSRRRTLATVVVVVAYVGLVGWQAVVVADADLAVGDLDPGDHGWAMFAPNPPETVGWYVAPAEFESGERVDAFGGGAVCWDRPPDAAESYPTVLWHRYLTDLRSASEAEYAAFGSYLCEAARAAGEAVVSLEIHYVAQSVALDGETGPEADQRYATAC from the coding sequence ATGACAGGTCCCCGACGGGGCGGCGCCGTCGACCGGCCAGGCCCACTCGCGCGGCGCCTCGGCGTCGACGCGCGGGCGCTCGCCGCCCTCCGAATCGCCCTCGGCTCGCTCCTCCTGGCCGACCTCGCCATGCGGGCGCGCGACCTGACGGCGTTCTACACCGATGCAGGGGTACTTCCGCGCGCAGTGCACGCGGAGACCTATCCCGTACTCGCCTCGCTGTCGGTCCACGCCCGCGTCGGCTCGCCCCGGGCCCAGGCGCTGCTCTTCGGGCTGTCGGCGGCGTTCGCACTCTGCGTGCTCGTCGGCTATCGAACGCGGATCGCCGCCGTCGGCGCCTGGGTGCTCACGGCGTCGCTGTACGCGCGCAACCCCTACGTCGTCAACGGCGGAGACACGATCCTGCTCGCCGCGTTCTTCTTTTGCCTGTTCTGTCCGCTTTCTGCACGCTGGTCGATCGATGCTCGCCGCAGGCGTCGATCTCTCCAGCCGACCCGCGCGGAGCCATCGTCTGCGGGCCCGCTGCTTAGGACGCCGGCCACCGCCGCCCTGCTCGGCGTCGTCGTGCTCGTCTACGCCTCCAACGCGATGCTCCGGCTTCGGAGCGACCGCTGGCGAGCCGGCGAGGCCGTCCGACTCGTCTTCGAACTCGATCAGTACACGGTCCTGCTCGGCCCCGCGGTCGCGAACCTCGATCCTCGGCTGTTCGTGGTCGCAAATTACGTCTGGGTCGGTCTGCTCTGTTCGTCCGTCTTCTTGCTCGCGCTCACCGGCCGGCGGCGGGCTGTTCTCGTCGTCCCGTACGTGGGCGTACACCTCACGATGCTGGCGACGCTCCGAACCGGACTCTTCCCGCTCGCGATGGTCGCGCTGTTGCTCGCGTTTCTCCCGCCACCGTGCTGGGACCAGTTCGAGCGACGAGTCGCCAATCCGACCCGGGGCTGGCTTCGCGCTCACCGTCCGTTCTCATTCGGCCGATCGGTCAGACACCTATCGCAGATCGTCGTCGCCGTCGATCGGTCGATCCGAACCGCCATCGAAGCCGTGACGGGTCGGATCGGTCCGATCGGACGCGCCGTCCCGATCCCGCGTCTCGCACCCGACACGAGCCGCCGTCGGACGCTCGCGACGGTCGTGGTCGTCGTCGCCTACGTAGGACTGGTCGGCTGGCAGGCGGTCGTCGTCGCGGACGCCGATCTGGCCGTCGGCGACCTCGACCCCGGCGACCACGGCTGGGCAATGTTCGCGCCGAACCCGCCGGAAACGGTCGGCTGGTACGTCGCCCCTGCCGAATTCGAGTCGGGTGAGCGCGTCGACGCCTTCGGTGGCGGCGCGGTCTGCTGGGACCGGCCGCCAGACGCCGCCGAAAGCTATCCTACGGTCCTCTGGCACCGCTATCTCACCGATCTTCGGAGCGCGAGCGAGGCCGAATACGCGGCGTTCGGGTCGTACCTGTGCGAGGCGGCCCGGGCGGCGGGCGAGGCCGTCGTCTCCCTCGAGATTCACTACGTGGCGCAATCGGTCGCCCTCGATGGTGAGACGGGCCCGGAGGCGGACCAACGGTACGCGACCGCGTGTTAG
- a CDS encoding O-antigen ligase family protein has translation MTALLGRVPLLEALVAFSLFPAVYLGADRMAPIEAAAPVNPYYLAVVAAVTLAVVVFLVDRRIYPLSAAVVLACLAFVGWAWLSLRWTVGTGEYPTYKLHRMIAFNTVLLTLGLVLAQSRHRIVAFALVMGLIGAWLSAEALYASQVLGEFAFATVGSDSYLTHGRAIGFAVPLLAYVLFAHPRPSFRLLAGALIAVGIVGSATAGGRGPFVALIVALAVFVFIEFVVALVTRRVDFVQLGVGVVAAVAVAGTTALVIRSLGGMPWTVERLLDSREQSSGETRLVMIREAYDLWLDEPVRGHGIGSFEVLTTTVHQYPHNVVVETLAELGLVGFALASLVVLTPLIGSLYARLTGGDAIYSALVALFVYALVNASLSFDLQANRQLFFAVGLMALAWTEAERGWLSRSIRFGPASGDR, from the coding sequence GTGACCGCACTCCTCGGACGGGTACCCCTACTGGAAGCGCTGGTGGCGTTCTCGCTGTTTCCGGCCGTCTATCTCGGTGCCGATCGGATGGCGCCGATCGAGGCCGCGGCGCCGGTGAACCCCTACTACCTTGCAGTCGTCGCGGCGGTCACGCTCGCGGTCGTCGTCTTCCTCGTCGATCGGCGAATCTACCCGCTTTCGGCAGCCGTCGTTCTCGCCTGTCTCGCGTTCGTCGGCTGGGCGTGGCTCAGCCTCCGGTGGACCGTCGGGACCGGAGAGTATCCCACCTACAAGCTCCACCGGATGATCGCGTTCAACACGGTGTTGCTCACTCTGGGACTCGTTCTGGCTCAGTCCCGGCACCGAATCGTCGCCTTCGCGTTAGTGATGGGGTTGATCGGCGCCTGGCTCTCCGCGGAGGCGCTCTACGCCTCGCAGGTGCTCGGCGAGTTCGCGTTCGCCACGGTGGGATCGGATTCCTACCTCACCCACGGCCGGGCGATCGGCTTCGCGGTGCCGCTGCTCGCGTACGTCCTCTTCGCCCATCCGAGACCGTCGTTTCGGCTCCTCGCGGGGGCGCTGATCGCCGTCGGAATCGTCGGGAGCGCGACGGCCGGCGGGCGCGGACCGTTCGTCGCCCTCATCGTCGCGCTCGCGGTCTTCGTCTTCATCGAGTTCGTCGTCGCGCTGGTGACGCGACGGGTCGATTTCGTCCAGCTGGGAGTCGGCGTCGTCGCCGCCGTCGCTGTCGCGGGAACGACGGCGCTCGTGATCCGCTCGCTCGGCGGGATGCCCTGGACGGTCGAACGGTTGCTGGATTCGCGCGAGCAGTCGTCCGGCGAGACTCGCCTGGTGATGATTCGGGAAGCCTACGACCTCTGGCTCGACGAACCCGTCCGAGGTCACGGCATCGGCAGCTTCGAGGTGCTGACGACGACGGTCCACCAGTATCCACACAACGTCGTCGTCGAGACGCTCGCGGAACTCGGACTCGTCGGGTTCGCCCTCGCGTCGCTGGTCGTGCTGACGCCGCTCATCGGCTCGCTGTACGCTCGTCTCACCGGTGGAGACGCCATCTACAGCGCGCTCGTCGCCCTGTTCGTCTACGCCCTGGTCAACGCCAGCCTCTCGTTCGACCTCCAGGCCAACAGACAACTGTTCTTCGCGGTCGGCCTCATGGCGCTTGCCTGGACCGAGGCCGAGCGCGGGTGGCTCTCGCGATCGATTCGCTTCGGACCGGCCAGCGGCGACCGGTGA
- a CDS encoding O-antigen ligase family protein, giving the protein MVAGERDGRAVAERFVLALLVAVAFVLPFRHAIEGPVGGRSIGPVLAVVLVSVWALTKVVTRDVRRPHPFHLAFGLFLALSVASLAWTVDASLTFVRIAILGYTLVLLVVAWDVLRTRARVAFVAQAIVAGVFLVGLVGVVELLAQGGLEAREHVAFGVNANELARWVVLAAPLAAALLVSDRRFGSGPFGILNVAYLVAVPFMVLATGSRQGALAMVVLAVVGLFALVRRGRSLRPDSLHVASGFVLLAVAIVAIRSVASLDVFLDRLPFVLWRVDTLGGRTPIWEAGIDAIRDSPGLGTGAGTYAAITPEGMSADPHNTIVGVAAELGLVGLAVFLVLVAIPFVSVVRNPGPTYASIGLFLAFALFATVAMLYNDPFYWLVLLLLLAIHEAPVDGDRPVDGEPSADGVLATRGGESEPERVDPGPD; this is encoded by the coding sequence ATGGTCGCAGGCGAACGAGACGGGAGAGCCGTCGCCGAACGGTTCGTTCTCGCGCTGCTCGTCGCCGTCGCGTTCGTCCTGCCGTTTCGCCACGCGATCGAGGGACCAGTCGGTGGGCGATCGATCGGCCCGGTGCTGGCGGTCGTTCTCGTCTCGGTCTGGGCGCTGACGAAAGTCGTGACTCGGGACGTTCGGAGACCTCACCCGTTCCACCTCGCGTTCGGGCTCTTCCTGGCGCTGTCGGTCGCGAGCCTCGCCTGGACGGTGGACGCCTCGTTGACTTTCGTGCGGATAGCCATCCTCGGATACACGCTCGTCCTGCTCGTCGTCGCGTGGGATGTCCTTCGGACGCGAGCGCGGGTTGCGTTCGTCGCGCAGGCGATCGTGGCGGGGGTTTTTCTCGTCGGGCTGGTCGGCGTCGTCGAACTCCTCGCGCAGGGTGGGCTGGAGGCACGCGAACACGTCGCTTTCGGCGTGAACGCGAACGAACTCGCGCGCTGGGTGGTACTCGCGGCGCCGCTTGCGGCCGCCCTGCTCGTCTCCGACCGTCGGTTCGGGTCGGGACCGTTCGGGATTCTCAATGTGGCCTATCTGGTGGCGGTCCCCTTCATGGTTCTCGCGACCGGTTCGCGACAGGGCGCGCTCGCGATGGTCGTCCTGGCCGTCGTCGGCCTGTTCGCCCTCGTCCGACGTGGCCGCTCGCTTCGACCGGACTCGCTGCACGTCGCGTCGGGGTTCGTCCTTCTGGCCGTCGCGATCGTGGCGATCCGATCCGTCGCCTCGCTCGACGTCTTTCTCGACCGACTGCCGTTCGTGCTCTGGCGCGTCGACACCCTCGGCGGTCGGACGCCGATCTGGGAGGCCGGGATCGATGCGATTCGGGACTCGCCCGGACTCGGCACCGGCGCCGGCACCTACGCGGCGATCACGCCGGAGGGAATGTCGGCCGACCCGCACAACACGATCGTCGGCGTCGCCGCCGAACTCGGCCTCGTCGGTCTGGCGGTCTTTCTCGTCCTCGTCGCGATCCCGTTCGTCAGCGTCGTCCGCAACCCCGGACCGACGTACGCTTCGATCGGACTCTTCCTCGCGTTCGCCCTCTTCGCGACGGTCGCGATGCTGTACAACGACCCGTTCTACTGGCTGGTACTGCTGCTACTACTCGCGATTCACGAGGCGCCCGTCGACGGTGATCGGCCAGTCGACGGGGAACCATCTGCCGACGGCGTTCTCGCGACCCGCGGTGGCGAGTCCGAACCGGAGCGGGTCGACCCGGGGCCCGACTAG